Proteins encoded by one window of Amaranthus tricolor cultivar Red isolate AtriRed21 chromosome 4, ASM2621246v1, whole genome shotgun sequence:
- the LOC130811180 gene encoding putative germin-like protein 2-1, giving the protein MSSFGFLACITFLGATFFVAYATDPTHLQDFCVATDDIHNALFVNGRICKNSTDVKAEDFYTSGLDKAADTSHGLGSVVTLIDASKLAGLNTLGISIARRDFAPYGLGAPHYHPRATEIFTVIEGTIYVGFITSANKLFTKVLNKGDVFVFPQGLIHFQVNLGDTSAFAIAALSSQNPGLVTVANAVFGSKELISVDVLSKAFQVDVNVVKYFQSKFGMSP; this is encoded by the exons ATGTCAAGTTTTGGATTCTTAGCATGTATAACCTTCTTGGGTGCAACTTTTTTTGTTGCATATGCCACTGATCCTACCCATCTCCAAGATTTCTGTGTTGCCACTGATGATATACACAATGCAC TATTTGTTAACGGACGAATTTGCAAGAATTCAACGGACGTAAAAGCAGAAGATTTCTACACAAGTGGACTAGACAAGGCAGCTGACACAAGCCACGGACTTGGATCAGTAGTAACTTTAATAGACGCTTCAAAATTAGCAGGACTTAACACACTCGGAATATCAATTGCTAGACGTGATTTTGCACCATATGGATTAGGAGCACCACATTATCACCCTCGTGCAACTGAAATATTTACGGTCATTGAAGGAACTATTTACGTAGGTTTTATTACAAGTGCAAATAAGTTATTTACAAAGGTTCTTAATAAAGGAGATGTGTTCGTCTTTCCACAAGGTCTTATTCATTTCCAGGTCAATCTTGGTGATACTTCTGCTTTTGCTATTGCTGCTTTGAGTAGTCAGAATCCCGGTTTGGTAACGGTTGCAAATGCAGTTTTTGGGTCCAAAGAACTGATTTCGGTAGATGTTTTGTCTAAGGCCTTTCAGGTTGACGTTAATGTTGTTAAGTATTTTCAGTCTAAGTTTGGGATGAGTCCCTAA
- the LOC130810644 gene encoding purine permease 3-like isoform X1: protein MKKIVLVLNCLMLAIGISGGPLVMRLYYIHGGKSIWLSSWLETGGWPIMIIPLLLTYFRRRAVDKTQAKLISIKPTTIFYASIVGLVAGAGDYCYAYGVKHIAVSTSSLILATQLAFTALFAFLLVKQKFTAYSINAVTLLTFGAIVLALHANKDRPAGESSVEYYLGFAFTLASSALFALMLPLIELTFKKAKQSVTYSLVTEIQLVLTFSATVVCTIGMLASGDYKEYAREVEEYKLGKAMYFVVLISGAILWQFFYLGAAGVIHYGSSLLSGVIIAVALPITEIAAVIFYHEKFQVEKGVSLVLSLWGFFSYFYGEVKQIKKQKKRQNKLIHSNDIESSTSN from the exons atgaagaaaattgttTTGGTGCTAAATTGTTTGATGTTAGCAATAGGGATAAGTGGAGGTCCATTGGTAATGAGGTTGTATTATATACATGGTGGTAAAAGTATTTGGTTATCTTCTTGGTTAGAAACTGGTGGATGGCCTATTATGATTATTCCTCTTCTGCTCACTTATTTTAGGAGACGCGCTGTTGATAAAACACAGGCTAAACTCATCTCTATCAAGCCTACCACCATTTTTTATGCTTCTATTGTTG GTTTAGTAGCAGGGGCAGGGGACTACTGCTATGCATATGGAGTAAAACACATAGCAGTCTCAACATCATCCTTGATCCTAGCAACCCAACTAGCCTTCACAGCCTTATTTGCCTTTTTATTAGTAAAACAGAAATTCACAGCATATTCAATTAATGCTGTTACTCTTCTAACCTTTGGAGCCATTGTGTTAGCACTTCATGCTAACAAAGACCGACCTGCGGGCGAATCAAGTGTCGAGTACTACTTGGGCTTCGCCTTTACACTTGCTTCGTCTGCATTGTTCGCTCTTATGCTACCTTTGATTGAACTTACTTTCAAGAAAGCTAAACAGAGTGTCACTTATTCTTTGGTTACGGAAATTCAGCTTGTGTTAACCTTCTCTGCTACTGTTGTTTGCACTATTGGGATGCTTGCCAGTGGAGATTACAAG GAATATGCAAGAGAAGTAGAAGAATACAAGCTAGGAAAAGCAATGTACTTTGTGGTATTAATAAGTGGTGCAATATTATGGCAGTTTTTCTACTTGGGAGCTGCAGGGGTCATACATTACGGCTCCTCTTTGTTATCTGGAGTTATTATCGCAGTTGCACTTCCTATTACTGAGATTGCAGCCGTTATTTTTTACCATGAAAAATTTCAAGTTGAAAAAGGAGTTTCTCTTGTTCTTTCACTTTGGggatttttctcttatttttatgGTGAGGTTAAGCAAATTAAGAAGCAAaagaaaagacaaaataaaCTCATTCATTCTAATGATATAGAATCATCAACTTCTAATTAG
- the LOC130810644 gene encoding purine permease 3-like isoform X2 — protein MKKIVLVLNCLMLAIGISGGPLVMRRRAVDKTQAKLISIKPTTIFYASIVGLVAGAGDYCYAYGVKHIAVSTSSLILATQLAFTALFAFLLVKQKFTAYSINAVTLLTFGAIVLALHANKDRPAGESSVEYYLGFAFTLASSALFALMLPLIELTFKKAKQSVTYSLVTEIQLVLTFSATVVCTIGMLASGDYKEYAREVEEYKLGKAMYFVVLISGAILWQFFYLGAAGVIHYGSSLLSGVIIAVALPITEIAAVIFYHEKFQVEKGVSLVLSLWGFFSYFYGEVKQIKKQKKRQNKLIHSNDIESSTSN, from the exons atgaagaaaattgttTTGGTGCTAAATTGTTTGATGTTAGCAATAGGGATAAGTGGAGGTCCATTGGTAATGAG GAGACGCGCTGTTGATAAAACACAGGCTAAACTCATCTCTATCAAGCCTACCACCATTTTTTATGCTTCTATTGTTG GTTTAGTAGCAGGGGCAGGGGACTACTGCTATGCATATGGAGTAAAACACATAGCAGTCTCAACATCATCCTTGATCCTAGCAACCCAACTAGCCTTCACAGCCTTATTTGCCTTTTTATTAGTAAAACAGAAATTCACAGCATATTCAATTAATGCTGTTACTCTTCTAACCTTTGGAGCCATTGTGTTAGCACTTCATGCTAACAAAGACCGACCTGCGGGCGAATCAAGTGTCGAGTACTACTTGGGCTTCGCCTTTACACTTGCTTCGTCTGCATTGTTCGCTCTTATGCTACCTTTGATTGAACTTACTTTCAAGAAAGCTAAACAGAGTGTCACTTATTCTTTGGTTACGGAAATTCAGCTTGTGTTAACCTTCTCTGCTACTGTTGTTTGCACTATTGGGATGCTTGCCAGTGGAGATTACAAG GAATATGCAAGAGAAGTAGAAGAATACAAGCTAGGAAAAGCAATGTACTTTGTGGTATTAATAAGTGGTGCAATATTATGGCAGTTTTTCTACTTGGGAGCTGCAGGGGTCATACATTACGGCTCCTCTTTGTTATCTGGAGTTATTATCGCAGTTGCACTTCCTATTACTGAGATTGCAGCCGTTATTTTTTACCATGAAAAATTTCAAGTTGAAAAAGGAGTTTCTCTTGTTCTTTCACTTTGGggatttttctcttatttttatgGTGAGGTTAAGCAAATTAAGAAGCAAaagaaaagacaaaataaaCTCATTCATTCTAATGATATAGAATCATCAACTTCTAATTAG